A window of Kocuria sp. TGY1127_2 genomic DNA:
TCATGTCGAGAGACCATACCGGCTGGTTTCTCGGCATACCGGTACCCGTGCTTTCGAGACACCACGCCCACGAAATTTCCACGGTTTTACGGACTGATTGTGGCATGGCCGAACTCCTCGAGCCACCGGGGACTGTTGATGCCAATCAGACGACTCGATAGGCTTTGTCCGAGGTAAAAACCAAGAATTGTCCACGGAGGACTGCATGAAATTCACTCAGAACACGGGAGCAATCAGCGCGGTATTCATCGCTATGGCTTTCATCGCCGCGATTATCGTAGTTTTTTCGGCATCGACTGACGCCGTGGTGGCCCCGCTCATTGCGCTTGCCGCGGTGATCGTCGTCGGTCTAGGAATAGTCTGGTACCTGGCTCACCGCCCCTCCTGATCGAGGGCCCCACACCTGACTCTTTCGAACCGGTCCAGGAACGTCGCACGGCAAGGCCATCAATCCTGGTCACATCGTGTGAACATGGCGCCAAAGCTGATCGGGAACGCCACGCGTCACCGCGAGCACGTGCCCCTGAGGACAGGCCGGATGTGCCGAAGCGACGGACCTCCATTCACCACAGGCGCAGTCTCCTCCCCCATACAATCCAGAGCCTCCACAAGGCTCAATGAGATGACCGCCTGACGTACGCCAATTCATAAGAAGCCCGTTTTCAACCTGCCGTATTCGGGCAGCGCACCGCGATCAACTGAGCAACCGAGTATGCCAATCCTCCAGCCACAGATCTGAATACCGGAGGCTTTTAAGAGGCTCATTCCCTTATTCGGCCCTCAGGGTCATGGCAGAATTCGTGTACCCATTGTTATTGCTGAAGGAACCATGAATACCGAACAATATCTCCTCGAATTCTTCAAGGGCGTCGATCTGTTGGGCGGCTCAAGCGGAAGGGTCACAATCGACCTCCGCGATAAGGACCCCCACATCACGCTGATCTCCTCCGATGGTGAGTCCAATATCTTCCCCCTCGAAGCCGAAGATGGACTGGAGACTGCGGCCGAAGTTGCGATCGGTGGGGAACTGCTCGTGCAACTGGAGAACTACTCAGGGGCCGAATTCATCCCGATTGTAGGCCCCACTATTCTGCGCGTCCTCGACGGGGATGACGCCGCAGAGTTTCTGGAACACCTGCAAGAATTCAAGGAATCGGGGAGCATTCCGGAACTTTTGGCAAATCCTCTCGTCCAAGTCGCCGACCAATGCGGTCTCGGAAGAGGTGACTGCGGCGGGACGAGTCGTCGGGACATCACCGCCGAAGACGGCACGCAGCGCACGACACCAGTCGGGCCTCCGTTTGATGCGGCAAAAGAGTGCACGTGGAATTGTTCTCCAGATCAGGAAATGACCCGAGAGCTGATCCACGCGGGCGCTGCCCGGTTCCTCGAAATCGTTGACGTTCGCCGTGCGCTCGGTGCTCAGACCCGCAGCGATATAGAGATGAGGGCCGCCGATGGTGACTATCTCAACGGTTCGGAGGGGTCCGCCATTCCTTTTCTGGTTGACGGAAAAACCATATCCGTGGACCCTCGCACAGGGAAGGTGTCTCGTGAAAACTCGTGATGTCCCGGTCGGTTCCGAAGAGCCGGCGACACCCAGGAGAGCACAGTGATCACCGATTTCTTGCGTGACCGTGGTTTCAGATTCGACGAAATGTACGGGCCCATGGGTGCGGCTATTTACGCCGCCATGACTCGGGAAGATCACGCCGAACCATCCGCGATTCTGAAGTTGTTGGGAAGCAACCACAGAATCCTCGAGCTCGCATCCGGGGACGGCCGTGTGACTCTCCCTCTCCTTGCACGAGGTCACCGGGTGACGGCGCTCGACAACTCTGCAGAGATGCTCCGTCTCCTGACCGGTAAATTGTCTGGCAAAGCCAGGCTCGCCGCGAGACTGACAGTCCAAGAAGCCGACATTCTTCACGATCCCATACCGGGAGCTGACTTCGACGCAGCCCTCATAGCCGCATCGACCATCACTCTCTTCTCCCGTGAACAGCGGATCAACCTCATGCGGCGAATGCGGGAGGCGACCACAGCGGGCGGAAAAGTCATAGTCACGCAATTCAGCCCCATGGGCGAGGGACGCCACGATTCCCTGATCCTGTTGCCCGAGATCGATACGGTGGCTACGTTCAGCGTTGAGGCCGATCCAGACCAGCGTAAGCGGGACGTCCTCATCATCCCCCACACTTTCCAGGGCGAGGCCGTATCAAAAGTGGCCCTCACCCACTCCGTAGCCGTGCTTTCGCCGGATGAAGCAATCGAGGAAATGCGGGAAGCGGGATTCACCGATATTCATCGTCATCCCGTGGCAGATTCCGGGCCCTTCGGGCATACCACCATCATGGAAGGAGAAGCCTAAATGACCCGCCAGACCAATCCCTCATGGCCAGGGCTCACGACATACGGCGACGTCATGGACGATTCCAAGGTCGCGGTTCGTGCACGCGGCAATCGGATCACATTCGCCGATGGCAAGGAAAGAATCTGCGCCACCAGTGGTCTGTGGAACGTGAACTTCGGCTACTCCCGTGAAGATTACACTCACGCAATAGCGGAGGCGTCCGGACAGCTTTCTTTCTACCCTTGCTTCCGTTATTCCTCGGAGTTCGCCGAGAAGGCCTCGGCCGCCCTGCTCCGAACGCTCGGAACAACGTGGAAGCGAGTGGTTTGGACGACAGGTGGTTCCTCGAGTGTCGAAGCGGCCATCAAAATTGCTCGCGTCTACTCCCTGCTGAAGGAGGAGCCGGCACGTCGAAAAATTGCCTCGGTGGGGAATGCATTCCATGGAATCTCCATTGGCACAATGTCCGTCACGGATGAAGACATCGACAAGCGTTTCTACGGAGTGTCACTGTCCGACCACCTCAAAGTCGAGCTCGACGATCCGGACCTTCTGAATCGGTTGGAACGACAAATCCCTCGGATCGCGGCCGTGCTAGTGGAACCCGTCACGGGCACCGGAACCGTTCCCCTCTCATCGACTGCCTTGGATAATCTGAGCCAGCTTCAGAAAATGGGCGTCCTGGTCATCGCCGACGAAGTCGCCACGGGCTTCGGCAGGGTCTCGAACGTGCTGGCCTCCGACGAATGGGGATTTCGGCCCGACCTCCTCGCGGTATCGAAGGCGCTGACCAACGGGGCCGTCCCCGGTGGCGCCGTGGTTCTGGGAGAGACCGTGGACGCTTGCTATTCCGATCACCCGCAGGTCGGTATCTGGCACGCGGAAACCGGCGCCGGACATCCGCTCGTTGGGGCAGCCGTCGCAGTGACAGCATCTATTTTTGACAACGACCACGAGCTCAAAGAACACGAGAACGTCAGACGCGAGACCACGGAGTTGAGCCGGTCAATTGTAGAAGACGTCCCCGGCCTGGAAAGTGTCGGCTCGGGGGCTTTTCAGACGATCCAGTACTCCCCCGACTCGAACAGATCCATCGATGTTGCCGGGCTAGTAGATGAAATCAGGCAGAACGGGGTCGTCGTTCATCCTTCGGTCCGGGGTGTGCAAATCGTTCCACCCCTGATTTCGCCGGTTGAAGACCTCGAAAGGATCTTTGAGGTCACCCTGTCGGCGATGACGACGCATCGGACGTGAACTCGCGCGAACGGGGCGTTATTCTGGCGGACACCCACCTGCTCAATACGAATCCCTACGCTCAGGAAATCGCCGAGAAGTATCCGGCAGTTCGGCTCATCGGCCCGGAGAGCGCCTTGGACGAAACGATCAATGCGCTGCGAGGAGACGCCTTGCAGGGGGCCCTCCCGATAACAGCCATGGGCGGCGGGGCCGTGATGGATCACGCCAAGTTGGCGTGTGCTGTGATGAACGGCAATATTTCGATTCGAGCGCTCAATTCCTCCGCGCGTTCGCCCCTCTTGTTCGCGAAAGCCACGAATGACAGGATGCGTGCACGTCTGTGTTTGCTTCCGAGCACGATCGGCACCGGTTCTCACGCCAGCACAGTCGCTGTCCATCGGTCCGACTCCGGACGCAAGAAGCTGATCATCGGTGATTCACTCAAAGCTTCAACGTACGAAACGGTCCCTGAGCTTTTCCGTAGCCTGCCGTTGCGGATACTTTCGGACGGGATTCGGGAGATCTTCTATAGACTCGTCGGGCCACTCACTATGGAGAGGACTGAACCGACGCCCTTTGAGTCTCTGGTCCTTCACAAAACTATTGCCGTTGCCATGGGAGAAGATCCACGGAATGACCTGACGACGTGGCTTGAGCTCTCCGGCAAACTGCACCACCGCAATAATCGGTCTGTGACCGGATCCTTCGGCCACCGCATCTGGTATCTGGCACATGAGTTGTCCACGACGGCGGACACCACCAAAATGCAGGCGACGGATTACCTCGTCCCGCGTCTCTGGGGGCGGCCCAACGGTGAGACCAACCGATTCGTCGACCCCGACGCCCTGGAAAACCTGAACCGGCACATCCGCCACGCTCACAAAGACTTGGCGACCGGCAGCAACGAGATCGATAGCTCCGGGAACCCTCTTCTGACTATTGCTTCACGCCTCGGGGCAGACTCGTCAGGATGGCACCCTGCAGAAACTGATCTTCGACAAGCCTGTGGTACGTGTAGGAAACGTTGGGGAAGCATAGTCGCACCGGGCGAGGACTGGTCCACCGACCATCTGGCGGACATGCTCGTATCGCAGGAGTGAGGCAACCCTGGCCGGTCCGTGGCCCGCGCCAACGACGCGACCTCTGCTCGAGCACATGTGCGAGATGCGAACACTGGTTAGGGATTCGGGCCGACTCGGTGTGAGCTGGCACAAATTCAGGAGGGAAAGTCATGAGTGATCGTTCGGTGGACGTGGCAATTATAGGGGCAGGCCCAGCAGGACTGATGCTCGCCCACCTATTGCGTCGCGAAGGATTGTCCACGGTCAACGTCGATTCCAGGTCAGAGGAGACAATCCACCGGACCCACCGGGCAGGGATTCTTGAGCACGGTTCCGTCGAAATGCTTTCCCACGAGGACCTCGGCTCACGTGTTCTGACCGAGGGCCACAGGCATGACGGTATCGATCTGCGCTTTGGCGGGCAATCCCATCGTGTGGATTTCCAAGCATTGGTGGGAGAATCGGTCTGGCTGTACCCGCAGAATGAGCTTTTCTACGACCTTTCGACGGCGGCCCATCGCCACGGGATGGACGTCCGCTATGACGTGACCGAGGCCCGGCCGGTGGACGTCGAGTCAGATCGTCCGGGGATATATTTCGTCGACGACGGCGAAATTCCTCACGAGATTCGCTCACGCTACGTCGTCGGCGCGGACGGCTCCCGGTCGACGTGTCGCGCGTCGATTCCTGAAGATCTCCGACGCCATTACGTAAGTGAGTATCCGTTCGCGTGGTTCGGAATCCTTACCGAAGCTCCTCCGAGCGCCCCCGAACTCATTTATGCACGGTCTCCGCACGGTTTCGCGTTGATCTCACAACGCAGTGCCGATGTTC
This region includes:
- a CDS encoding class I SAM-dependent methyltransferase; translation: MITDFLRDRGFRFDEMYGPMGAAIYAAMTREDHAEPSAILKLLGSNHRILELASGDGRVTLPLLARGHRVTALDNSAEMLRLLTGKLSGKARLAARLTVQEADILHDPIPGADFDAALIAASTITLFSREQRINLMRRMREATTAGGKVIVTQFSPMGEGRHDSLILLPEIDTVATFSVEADPDQRKRDVLIIPHTFQGEAVSKVALTHSVAVLSPDEAIEEMREAGFTDIHRHPVADSGPFGHTTIMEGEA
- a CDS encoding aminotransferase class III-fold pyridoxal phosphate-dependent enzyme, yielding MTRQTNPSWPGLTTYGDVMDDSKVAVRARGNRITFADGKERICATSGLWNVNFGYSREDYTHAIAEASGQLSFYPCFRYSSEFAEKASAALLRTLGTTWKRVVWTTGGSSSVEAAIKIARVYSLLKEEPARRKIASVGNAFHGISIGTMSVTDEDIDKRFYGVSLSDHLKVELDDPDLLNRLERQIPRIAAVLVEPVTGTGTVPLSSTALDNLSQLQKMGVLVIADEVATGFGRVSNVLASDEWGFRPDLLAVSKALTNGAVPGGAVVLGETVDACYSDHPQVGIWHAETGAGHPLVGAAVAVTASIFDNDHELKEHENVRRETTELSRSIVEDVPGLESVGSGAFQTIQYSPDSNRSIDVAGLVDEIRQNGVVVHPSVRGVQIVPPLISPVEDLERIFEVTLSAMTTHRT
- a CDS encoding iron-containing alcohol dehydrogenase, translating into MNSRERGVILADTHLLNTNPYAQEIAEKYPAVRLIGPESALDETINALRGDALQGALPITAMGGGAVMDHAKLACAVMNGNISIRALNSSARSPLLFAKATNDRMRARLCLLPSTIGTGSHASTVAVHRSDSGRKKLIIGDSLKASTYETVPELFRSLPLRILSDGIREIFYRLVGPLTMERTEPTPFESLVLHKTIAVAMGEDPRNDLTTWLELSGKLHHRNNRSVTGSFGHRIWYLAHELSTTADTTKMQATDYLVPRLWGRPNGETNRFVDPDALENLNRHIRHAHKDLATGSNEIDSSGNPLLTIASRLGADSSGWHPAETDLRQACGTCRKRWGSIVAPGEDWSTDHLADMLVSQE
- a CDS encoding 4-hydroxybenzoate 3-monooxygenase; this encodes MSDRSVDVAIIGAGPAGLMLAHLLRREGLSTVNVDSRSEETIHRTHRAGILEHGSVEMLSHEDLGSRVLTEGHRHDGIDLRFGGQSHRVDFQALVGESVWLYPQNELFYDLSTAAHRHGMDVRYDVTEARPVDVESDRPGIYFVDDGEIPHEIRSRYVVGADGSRSTCRASIPEDLRRHYVSEYPFAWFGILTEAPPSAPELIYARSPHGFALISQRSADVQRMYFQCDPETDPDSWSDEDIWAELQKRVDGPDGLRLKTGPIFDKSVLKFRSFVCDPMHHKHLFLAGDAAHTVPPTGAKGLNLALADVRVLAPALAVAVRDKDERLLEEYSDTALARVWKAQNFSYWMTGMLHQEPDENEFIAARRLGELRAVVDSQHGKAFLAEQYTGWPDTPSSAI